From the Daucus carota subsp. sativus chromosome 8, DH1 v3.0, whole genome shotgun sequence genome, one window contains:
- the LOC108197004 gene encoding receptor-like protein 51 isoform X2, which yields MEPPQQCLLILTLILLSTTTSSTTLDPKQLTALQSLNIPTTTDPCTTSTCDNSSPFRHLLTLNLSNCPPHLQISNTALKSLSSLTSLSILDCPSLPLPHFPPQLSTNLQSFSAINSLTKLSGLFLSHLTNLTSLTISNTTINSTHPSIILYPMKSLSFLAITQAKLNGLFPKHWHINLTHIDLSHNSLFGKIPTSLTRLENLQILNLSSNGITGTIPDSIGDLLALQTLSLSLNSLSGSVPETILAMPELVHLDLGSNQLNGTVPAFISEMRNLKYLNLEYNKFHGVMPFNESTLKRFEVFKIGGNNNLCYNQTTISSKFKLGISPCDKYGLPIPPPPAKDSLSDGSTSRRSSADDDDDDDDGDVKSDPDMNHKGPSKAFTFYTVVNIGTFNVK from the exons ATGGAACCACCACAACAATGCCTCCTCATCCTCActctcatcctcctctccaccaccacctcctccaCCACTCTAGACCCCAAACAACTCACAGCCCTCCAATCACTCAACATCCCCACCACCACAGACCCATGCACCACCTCAACATGCGACAACTCCTCCCCTTTCCGCCACCTCCTCACCCTCAACCTCTCCAACTGCCCTCCCCACCTCCAAATCTCCAACACTGCCCTCAAATCTCTCTCCTCCCTCACATCTCTCTCGATTCTCGACTGCccatctctccctctccctcacTTCCCTCCCCAACTTTCCACAAATCTCCAGTCCTTCTCAGCCATCAACAGCCTCACCAAACTCTCCGGACTCTTCCTCAGCCACCTCACAAATCTCACCTCTCTAACAATATCCAACACTACAATCAACTCTACTCACCCCTCCATCATCCTCTACCCCATGAAGTCTCTCAGCTTTCTCGCAATCACACAAGCCAAACTCAACGGGCTTTTCCCCAAACATTGGCACATAAATCTCACTCACATTGATTTATCACACAATAGTCTTTTTGGGAAAATCCCAACTTCCTTGACCCGACTcgaaaatttacaaattttgaatCTTTCTTCCAATGGGATCACCGGAACCATACCTGATTCAATAGGAGACTTGCTAGCTCTTCAAACCTTGTCATTGTCGTTAAATTCGCTTTCGGGTTCAGTCCCGGAGACAATTTTAGCAATGCCTGAACTTGTGCACCTTGATCTCGGCTCTAATCAGCTCAATGGGACAGTTCCCGCGTTTATTTCAGAGATGAGGAATTTGAAGTACTTGAATCTTGAGTATAACAAGTTTCACGGAGTAATGCCGTTTAATGAGTCCACTCTTAAGAGATTCGAGGTGTTTAAAATAGGCGGGAACAATAATCTTTGTTACAATCAAACGACAATTTCTTCCAAATTTAAGCTGGGGATTTCCCCTTGTGACAAATATGGATTGCCAATCCCACCACCACCGGCTAAAGATTCCCTTAGTGATGGCAGTACTAGTAGACGGAGCTCGGCCGATGATGATGACGACGACGATGACGGTGATGTGAAATCTGATCCGGACATGAATCACAAGGGTCCAAGTAAG GCTTTTACTTTTTACACAGTCGTGAACATTGGTACTTTTAATGTGAAATAA
- the LOC108197004 gene encoding receptor-like protein 51 isoform X3 produces the protein MEPPQQCLLILTLILLSTTTSSTTLDPKQLTALQSLNIPTTTDPCTTSTCDNSSPFRHLLTLNLSNCPPHLQISNTALKSLSSLTSLSILDCPSLPLPHFPPQLSTNLQSFSAINSLTKLSGLFLSHLTNLTSLTISNTTINSTHPSIILYPMKSLSFLAITQAKLNGLFPKHWHINLTHIDLSHNSLFGKIPTSLTRLENLQILNLSSNGITGTIPDSIGDLLALQTLSLSLNSLSGSVPETILAMPELVHLDLGSNQLNGTVPAFISEMRNLKYLNLEYNKFHGVMPFNESTLKRFEVFKIGGNNNLCYNQTTISSKFKLGISPCDKYGLPIPPPPAKDSLSDGSTSRRSSADDDDDDDDGDVKSDPDMNHKGPSFYFLHSREHWYF, from the exons ATGGAACCACCACAACAATGCCTCCTCATCCTCActctcatcctcctctccaccaccacctcctccaCCACTCTAGACCCCAAACAACTCACAGCCCTCCAATCACTCAACATCCCCACCACCACAGACCCATGCACCACCTCAACATGCGACAACTCCTCCCCTTTCCGCCACCTCCTCACCCTCAACCTCTCCAACTGCCCTCCCCACCTCCAAATCTCCAACACTGCCCTCAAATCTCTCTCCTCCCTCACATCTCTCTCGATTCTCGACTGCccatctctccctctccctcacTTCCCTCCCCAACTTTCCACAAATCTCCAGTCCTTCTCAGCCATCAACAGCCTCACCAAACTCTCCGGACTCTTCCTCAGCCACCTCACAAATCTCACCTCTCTAACAATATCCAACACTACAATCAACTCTACTCACCCCTCCATCATCCTCTACCCCATGAAGTCTCTCAGCTTTCTCGCAATCACACAAGCCAAACTCAACGGGCTTTTCCCCAAACATTGGCACATAAATCTCACTCACATTGATTTATCACACAATAGTCTTTTTGGGAAAATCCCAACTTCCTTGACCCGACTcgaaaatttacaaattttgaatCTTTCTTCCAATGGGATCACCGGAACCATACCTGATTCAATAGGAGACTTGCTAGCTCTTCAAACCTTGTCATTGTCGTTAAATTCGCTTTCGGGTTCAGTCCCGGAGACAATTTTAGCAATGCCTGAACTTGTGCACCTTGATCTCGGCTCTAATCAGCTCAATGGGACAGTTCCCGCGTTTATTTCAGAGATGAGGAATTTGAAGTACTTGAATCTTGAGTATAACAAGTTTCACGGAGTAATGCCGTTTAATGAGTCCACTCTTAAGAGATTCGAGGTGTTTAAAATAGGCGGGAACAATAATCTTTGTTACAATCAAACGACAATTTCTTCCAAATTTAAGCTGGGGATTTCCCCTTGTGACAAATATGGATTGCCAATCCCACCACCACCGGCTAAAGATTCCCTTAGTGATGGCAGTACTAGTAGACGGAGCTCGGCCGATGATGATGACGACGACGATGACGGTGATGTGAAATCTGATCCGGACATGAATCACAAGGGTCCAA GCTTTTACTTTTTACACAGTCGTGAACATTGGTACTTTTAA
- the LOC108197004 gene encoding receptor-like protein 51 isoform X1, with product MEPPQQCLLILTLILLSTTTSSTTLDPKQLTALQSLNIPTTTDPCTTSTCDNSSPFRHLLTLNLSNCPPHLQISNTALKSLSSLTSLSILDCPSLPLPHFPPQLSTNLQSFSAINSLTKLSGLFLSHLTNLTSLTISNTTINSTHPSIILYPMKSLSFLAITQAKLNGLFPKHWHINLTHIDLSHNSLFGKIPTSLTRLENLQILNLSSNGITGTIPDSIGDLLALQTLSLSLNSLSGSVPETILAMPELVHLDLGSNQLNGTVPAFISEMRNLKYLNLEYNKFHGVMPFNESTLKRFEVFKIGGNNNLCYNQTTISSKFKLGISPCDKYGLPIPPPPAKDSLSDGSTSRRSSADDDDDDDDGDVKSDPDMNHKGPSKVVLGVAIGLSSIVFLIVFLVLLSKWCG from the coding sequence ATGGAACCACCACAACAATGCCTCCTCATCCTCActctcatcctcctctccaccaccacctcctccaCCACTCTAGACCCCAAACAACTCACAGCCCTCCAATCACTCAACATCCCCACCACCACAGACCCATGCACCACCTCAACATGCGACAACTCCTCCCCTTTCCGCCACCTCCTCACCCTCAACCTCTCCAACTGCCCTCCCCACCTCCAAATCTCCAACACTGCCCTCAAATCTCTCTCCTCCCTCACATCTCTCTCGATTCTCGACTGCccatctctccctctccctcacTTCCCTCCCCAACTTTCCACAAATCTCCAGTCCTTCTCAGCCATCAACAGCCTCACCAAACTCTCCGGACTCTTCCTCAGCCACCTCACAAATCTCACCTCTCTAACAATATCCAACACTACAATCAACTCTACTCACCCCTCCATCATCCTCTACCCCATGAAGTCTCTCAGCTTTCTCGCAATCACACAAGCCAAACTCAACGGGCTTTTCCCCAAACATTGGCACATAAATCTCACTCACATTGATTTATCACACAATAGTCTTTTTGGGAAAATCCCAACTTCCTTGACCCGACTcgaaaatttacaaattttgaatCTTTCTTCCAATGGGATCACCGGAACCATACCTGATTCAATAGGAGACTTGCTAGCTCTTCAAACCTTGTCATTGTCGTTAAATTCGCTTTCGGGTTCAGTCCCGGAGACAATTTTAGCAATGCCTGAACTTGTGCACCTTGATCTCGGCTCTAATCAGCTCAATGGGACAGTTCCCGCGTTTATTTCAGAGATGAGGAATTTGAAGTACTTGAATCTTGAGTATAACAAGTTTCACGGAGTAATGCCGTTTAATGAGTCCACTCTTAAGAGATTCGAGGTGTTTAAAATAGGCGGGAACAATAATCTTTGTTACAATCAAACGACAATTTCTTCCAAATTTAAGCTGGGGATTTCCCCTTGTGACAAATATGGATTGCCAATCCCACCACCACCGGCTAAAGATTCCCTTAGTGATGGCAGTACTAGTAGACGGAGCTCGGCCGATGATGATGACGACGACGATGACGGTGATGTGAAATCTGATCCGGACATGAATCACAAGGGTCCAAGTAAGGTTGTCCTTGGTGTTGCCATTGGCCTCTCATCTATAGTTTTTCTCATTGTTTTCTTAGTTCTTCTTTCTAAATGGTGTGGATAA
- the LOC108197005 gene encoding U11/U12 small nuclear ribonucleoprotein 31 kDa protein codes for MVIKKNTHSSDEEDDTFYYRYATAAPPPTTTSTAQSTSRSGSGGLAPSKSTVYISNLDYTLTNSDLFTIFSTFGKVAKVTILKNRQTRESRGVAFVLFVSKEDAVSAVKGMNGKVLNKRTLSASIAADNGRAKEFIRRRVYKDKSRCYECGEEGHLSYECPRNVLGKRERPEPKKVRRFEGKRGNVGEGEGEEGEGDEGFVEENWASVVDSDADERLLRNEEERGVGKTGKRKKVGYFSDESGDED; via the coding sequence ATGGTGATCAAGAAAAACACCCACTCCTCCGACGAAGAAGACGACACCTTCTACTACCGCTACGCCACCGCAGCACCGCCGcccaccaccacctccaccgCCCAATCCACCTCCCGTTCCGGCAGCGGCGGCTTAGCCCCTTCTAAATCCACCGTCTACATCTCCAATCTCGACTACACTCTCACAAACTCCGACCTCTTCACCATCTTCTCCACCTTCGGCAAGGTCGCCAAGGTCACCATTCTCAAGAACAGGCAGACCCGTGAGAGTCGTGGGGTTGcgtttgttttgtttgtttccaAAGAAGATGCTGTGAGTGCTGTGAAGGGGATGAATGGGAAGGTATTGAATAAGAGGACTTTGAGTGCTTCGATTGCGGCGGATAATGGGAGGGCCAAGGAGTTTATTAGGAGGAGGGTTTATAAGGATAAGAGCCGGTGTTACGAGTGTGGGGAAGAGGGGCATTTGAGTTATGAGTGTCCGAGAAATGTGTTGGGGAAAAGGGAGAGGCCGGAGCCGAAGAAAGTGAGGCGGTTCGAGGGGAAAAGAGGGAATGTTGGTGAGGGTGAGGGggaggagggggagggggaTGAGGGGTTTGTGGAGGAGAATTGGGCGTCGGTTGTGGATTCGGATGCAGATGAGAGGTTGTTGAGGAATGAGGAGGAGAGGGGGGTTGGGAAGACGGGGAAGCGGAAGAAAGTTGGGTATTTTAGCGATGAGAGCGGGGATGAGGACTGA
- the LOC108197822 gene encoding probable WRKY transcription factor 65 isoform X2, which translates to MEGRINQLVSDQEDYENSPENSGDLLPSGTLSDHSKMTSTTSPRKRRAMHKRVVSVPIREVDGSRLKGEITSTPPSDSWAWRKYGQKPIKGSPYPRGYYRCSSSKGCPARKQVERSRADPTMLMVTYSSEHNHPWPASKNNPNRTRNQNQNEENNPPPSTATTSPTAVTVSISSPNFTTSNSDDDQIPTIFAIDEEFTNLDPSFSSEFSWFSNFETTSSNVLENPILTNNHGLGEADIATIFSTEDEDSLYADLEELPGCSLVFRRGVAEEGRRRSLTPLCRTTAG; encoded by the exons ATGGAGGGCAGAATCAATCAGCTTGTCAGCGACCAGGAAGACTATGAAAATTCACCGGAGAATAGCGGAGATTTGCTGCCTTCTGGAACGTTAAGTGATCATAGCAAGATGACCTCTACCACATCACCAAGAAAAAG GAGAGCTATGCATAAGAGAGTGGTATCAGTACCAATCAGAGAAGTTGATGGGTCCAGGCTCAAAGGGGAGATTACCAGCACTCCTCCATCTGATTCTTGGGCTTGGAGAAAGTACGGTCAAAAGCCCATCAAAGGCTCTCCTTACCCCAG GGGTTATTATCGGTGTAGTAGCTCGAAAGGCTGTCCGGCAAGAAAACAAGTCGAAAGAAGCCGAGCAGATCCCACCATGCTAATGGTGACCTATTCTTCTGAGCACAACCATCCCTGGCCGGCCTCAAAAAATAATCcaaaccgaacccgaaaccaaaaccaaaacgaAGAAAATAATCCTCCTCCATCTACAGCAACAACATCACCAACTGCCGTAACTGTCAGCATTTCGTCACCAAATTTCACCACTTCAAATTCCGACGACGATCAAATCCCCACAATATTTGCCATCGATGAAGAATTCACTAATCTCGACCCCTCGTTCAGTTCAGAATTTTCATGGTTCTcaaatttcgaaacaacttctTCCAATGTGCTAGAAAATCCAATTTTAACTAATAATCATGGACTTGGAGAAGCGGACATTGCTACAATTTTTTCCACGGAGGATGAAGATTCGTTATACGCCGATCTGGAGGAGCTGCCGGGATGTTCATTAGTGTTCCGGAGAGGGGTGGCGGAGGAGGGCCGGCGGCGTAGCTTGACGCCGTTATGTAGGACCACGGCGGGGTAG
- the LOC108197822 gene encoding probable WRKY transcription factor 65 isoform X1 — MEGRINQLVSDQEDYENSPENSGDLLPSGTLSDHSKMTSTTSPRKSRRAMHKRVVSVPIREVDGSRLKGEITSTPPSDSWAWRKYGQKPIKGSPYPRGYYRCSSSKGCPARKQVERSRADPTMLMVTYSSEHNHPWPASKNNPNRTRNQNQNEENNPPPSTATTSPTAVTVSISSPNFTTSNSDDDQIPTIFAIDEEFTNLDPSFSSEFSWFSNFETTSSNVLENPILTNNHGLGEADIATIFSTEDEDSLYADLEELPGCSLVFRRGVAEEGRRRSLTPLCRTTAG; from the exons ATGGAGGGCAGAATCAATCAGCTTGTCAGCGACCAGGAAGACTATGAAAATTCACCGGAGAATAGCGGAGATTTGCTGCCTTCTGGAACGTTAAGTGATCATAGCAAGATGACCTCTACCACATCACCAAGAAAAAG TAGGAGAGCTATGCATAAGAGAGTGGTATCAGTACCAATCAGAGAAGTTGATGGGTCCAGGCTCAAAGGGGAGATTACCAGCACTCCTCCATCTGATTCTTGGGCTTGGAGAAAGTACGGTCAAAAGCCCATCAAAGGCTCTCCTTACCCCAG GGGTTATTATCGGTGTAGTAGCTCGAAAGGCTGTCCGGCAAGAAAACAAGTCGAAAGAAGCCGAGCAGATCCCACCATGCTAATGGTGACCTATTCTTCTGAGCACAACCATCCCTGGCCGGCCTCAAAAAATAATCcaaaccgaacccgaaaccaaaaccaaaacgaAGAAAATAATCCTCCTCCATCTACAGCAACAACATCACCAACTGCCGTAACTGTCAGCATTTCGTCACCAAATTTCACCACTTCAAATTCCGACGACGATCAAATCCCCACAATATTTGCCATCGATGAAGAATTCACTAATCTCGACCCCTCGTTCAGTTCAGAATTTTCATGGTTCTcaaatttcgaaacaacttctTCCAATGTGCTAGAAAATCCAATTTTAACTAATAATCATGGACTTGGAGAAGCGGACATTGCTACAATTTTTTCCACGGAGGATGAAGATTCGTTATACGCCGATCTGGAGGAGCTGCCGGGATGTTCATTAGTGTTCCGGAGAGGGGTGGCGGAGGAGGGCCGGCGGCGTAGCTTGACGCCGTTATGTAGGACCACGGCGGGGTAG